A DNA window from Microtus ochrogaster isolate Prairie Vole_2 unplaced genomic scaffold, MicOch1.0 UNK31, whole genome shotgun sequence contains the following coding sequences:
- the Neurod2 gene encoding neurogenic differentiation factor 2 codes for MLTRLFSEPGLLSDVPKFASWGDGDDDEPRSDKGDAPPQPPPAPGSGAPGPARAAKPVSLRGEDVPEATLAEVKEEGELGGEEEEEEEEEEGLDEAEGERPKKRGPKKRKMTKARLERSKLRRQKANARERNRMHDLNAALDNLRKVVPCYSKTQKLSKIETLRLAKNYIWALSEILRSGKRPDLVSYVQTLCKGLSQPTTNLVAGCLQLNSRNFLTEQGADGAGRFHGSGGPFAMHPYPYPCSRLAGAQCQAAGGLGGGAAHALRTHGYCAAYETLYAAAGGGGASPDYNSSEYEGPLSPPLCLNGNFSLKQDSSPDHEKSYHYSMHYSALPGSRPAGHGLVFGSSAVRGGVHSENLLSYDMHLHHDRGPMYEELNAFFHN; via the coding sequence ATGCTGACCCGCCTGTTCAGCGAGCCCGGCCTCCTCTCGGACGTGCCCAAGTTCGCCAGCTGGGGCGACGGCGACGACGACGAGCCGAGAAGCGACAAGGGCGACGCGCCACCGCAGCCTCCGCCTGCTCCCGGGTCGGGGGCTCCAGGACCCGCCCGGGCCGCCAAGCCAGTGTCCCTTCGTGGAGAAGACGTCCCCGAAGCCACGTTGGCCGAGGTCAAGGAGGAAGGCGAGCTGGgtggtgaggaggaagaggaagaggaggaagaggaagggctggaCGAGGCTGAAGGCGAGCGGCCCAAGAAGCGCGGGCCGAAGAAACGCAAGATGACCAAGGCGCGTCTGGAGCGCTCCAAGCTGCGGCGACAGAAGGCCAACGCGCGGGAGCGCAACCGCATGCACGACCTGAACGCAGCGCTGGACAACCTGCGCAAGGTGGTGCCCTGCTACTCCAAGACGCAGAAGCTGTCCAAGATCGAGACGCTGCGCCTGGCCAAGAACTACATCTGGGCTCTCTCGGAGATCTTGCGCTCCGGAAAGCGACCGGATCTGGTGTCCTATGTGCAGACTCTGTGCAAGGGGCTGTCGCAACCCACCACAAATCTGGTGGCTGGCTGCCTGCAGCTCAACTCTCGTAACTTCCTCACAGAGCAGGGCGCGGACGGCGCCGGCCGCTTTCACGGCTCGGGTGGTCCGTTCGCCATGCACCCGTACCCGTACCCGTGCTCTCGCCTGGCGGGAGCACAGTGCCAGGCGGCCGGCGGCCTGGGCGGCGGCGCAGCGCACGCCCTGCGGACCCACGGCTACTGCGCCGCCTACGAGACGCTGTACGCAGCGGCGGGTGGCGGCGGTGCCAGCCCGGACTACAACAGCTCCGAGTACGAGGGTCCGCTCAGTCCCCCGCTCTGTCTCAACGGCAACTTCTCCCTCAAGCAGGACTCGTCTCCCGATCACGAGAAGAGCTACCATTACTCTATGCACTACTCGGCGCTGCCCGGCTCGCGGCCCGCGGGCCACGGGCTGGTCTTTGGCTCGTCCGCCGTGCGCGGGGGCGTCCACTCCGAGAATCTCTTGTCTTATGATATGCACCTTCACCACGACCGGGGCCCCATGTACGAGGAGCTCAACGCGTTTTTCCATAACTGA